One Campylobacter sputorum genomic window, GTTCTTTTTGGACTTCTATGAGCTGAGCTAACAATCATTTCATATAAAATATCAAATTTATCAAAAATCTTAGCACACTCACTTACTATCTCATAATCACTTTTACTACCCATTATAATAGATACAAATTTAATATCATTTTTCATCAATTTCCTTTCGCAAAAAACTAAACTTAGGTAATTTAACCGGAAGTTTTATCTCATTTTCATTACCACTATGAATTTCATCAAATTCTTTACCTTTAGAGCTAATAAGTTTTTTAAATTCAATAAAATATGTGTTGTTTTTGAAATAAACTTTTCCAAACTCATTATCAACTTCTTCTAATTTTGAACCAAGTGGCATAAAAATTTCATACTTACTTCCAAGCTTTATCTTGCCTTTTGTTTTAAAAAACTCACCATCTTCACTTATAGCATGCACTTCTTTTGTACCATCTTCAAGATTTGAATTAAAATTTTGTGAATCATCTCTATCATAAGGTTTATGAACTATATATCCATCCATAAAACCTCTGCTTTTTAAAGTATTAAGCTCATTTTGATATTTTTTATCATCAAATTTTCCGCTCAATGCATCGTCTATAGCCATTCTGTAAGCTTTTGTTGCACAAGCAACATAGTATTCACTCTTTGTTCTTCCTTCTACCTTTAAACTATCTATGCTATTGGTTTTAATGATATTTTCTACATGAGAAGCTAAATTCAAATCTTTTGAGTTAAATATATAAGTTCCAGTTTCATCTTCATTTAATCTAAAAAGCGTTGAATTATCTTCGCTTTTTGCATAAAGTTCATATTTAAATCTACAATCATTAGCACAACTTCCTCGGTTACTAAGACGCCCACTTTGAACCGCACTTATAAGGCATCTTCCACTATAAGCAAAACACATAGAGCCGTGACAAAATATCTCTATTTCAAGATTAGGAATTTCTTCTTTTATTTTAACTACATCCTTTAAACTCATCTCTCTAGCAACAACTATCCTACTTACGCCCATTTCATAATACATCTTAGCATCTAAATAATTCATAACATTTGCTTGAGTTGAAAGATGAATCTCAACCTTATCAGAAATCTCTTTTATCAAAGAAATAACGCCTGGTGTTGCTACTATAAACGCATCAACACCCATTTCAACTAAAAGCTCTATATAGGTTTTTAAATTTTTAAGCTGCGAATTAAAAGGAAAAGCATTCATTGTTGCATAAAATTTCTTACCTTTTTGATGAGTAAATTTTACACCCTCGTTAAAACTATCTTTATCAAATTCTCTTCCAGCCCTACTTCTTAAAGAAAAAGTTGAAATTCCGCCATATACAGCATTAGCACCATATTCAAGAGCTATTTTTAGTTTTGAGAGATTTCCTGCAGGACTTAACAGCTCTGGTATTATCATTTTTTAGTTAAACTCTCAATAAGTGCTTCTATATCTTCATTGCTAACAACATTTTCTGTCTCTGTATCACCTTGAATGTGTATAGCAGAACCTACACGCTTTTCATCATCTATAGAGCCTTCAAATAAGCTACTCATATATTTGCTAAGTGCTCTCATAACATTTATAACACGCTCTATTTTTTGTCTATGTATATCTTGGTACTGCATCATATCCATAATCATCATAATCTCATCTTGCCCCATCTGTAAATTACTAATAGCTGATTCTGTATCAGATTTAAGATTATTATTTCTTTCTAAAGCTTCTTTAAATGTTCCAACATTTGGAAATTTTTCACAAAGCGTTGTAAATAATTCTATATTATAATCAAGTCCTTCTATGATGTTATTTGCAGAATTTTCAGCATCTGCACAAAAATTTGTGATAGTTTCAAGCTTATCAAACATTTCAGTAGCTTTTACTTCAGAATCTTTTGTAACATCATCAAGTTGTTTAACCATTTTATGATCTTCTGTTGGTGGTGGTGGTGGCCAAGCCGATGTTGAGCTAATCTTGTAATTTTTAGCTTCTTCGCTATTTAACCCATCATCATATTTGCTATCTTTTTGCTCATTCTTATCAACAATATTTTCTTCATTGATATTATCTTCAATATCATCTTTTGTTTCTTCATCCATAAGTGATACATCATCAAGTCCGCCGGACATTAGAGCGTCTAGTTCTTCTTGCGTCATAAAAACTCCTAAATGCAAAATCTTTTCATATTATATTAAAAATTTGCTGAAATATTTGTTTAATGTATAAAATTTGGTTGTAAAATTACAAAACGACACTCAAAAATTAGGAGATAAAATGATAGTCGATCTACACAATCACACTGTTTTATGCAATCACGCAAAAGACAGTATGGAAGAATATATTTTGCAAGCCATAAAAAATAAAACAAAATT contains:
- a CDS encoding peptidase U32 family protein, translated to MIIPELLSPAGNLSKLKIALEYGANAVYGGISTFSLRSRAGREFDKDSFNEGVKFTHQKGKKFYATMNAFPFNSQLKNLKTYIELLVEMGVDAFIVATPGVISLIKEISDKVEIHLSTQANVMNYLDAKMYYEMGVSRIVVAREMSLKDVVKIKEEIPNLEIEIFCHGSMCFAYSGRCLISAVQSGRLSNRGSCANDCRFKYELYAKSEDNSTLFRLNEDETGTYIFNSKDLNLASHVENIIKTNSIDSLKVEGRTKSEYYVACATKAYRMAIDDALSGKFDDKKYQNELNTLKSRGFMDGYIVHKPYDRDDSQNFNSNLEDGTKEVHAISEDGEFFKTKGKIKLGSKYEIFMPLGSKLEEVDNEFGKVYFKNNTYFIEFKKLISSKGKEFDEIHSGNENEIKLPVKLPKFSFLRKEIDEK
- a CDS encoding chemotaxis protein, whose product is MTQEELDALMSGGLDDVSLMDEETKDDIEDNINEENIVDKNEQKDSKYDDGLNSEEAKNYKISSTSAWPPPPPTEDHKMVKQLDDVTKDSEVKATEMFDKLETITNFCADAENSANNIIEGLDYNIELFTTLCEKFPNVGTFKEALERNNNLKSDTESAISNLQMGQDEIMMIMDMMQYQDIHRQKIERVINVMRALSKYMSSLFEGSIDDEKRVGSAIHIQGDTETENVVSNEDIEALIESLTKK